The Bubalus bubalis isolate 160015118507 breed Murrah chromosome 18, NDDB_SH_1, whole genome shotgun sequence genome contains a region encoding:
- the ARHGAP33 gene encoding rho GTPase-activating protein 33 isoform X2, translating to MVARSTDSLDGPGEGSVQPLPPAGGPSVKGKPGKRLSAPRGPFPRLADCAHFHYENVDFGHIQLLLSPERDGPNVSGENELVFGVQVTCQGRSWPVLRSYDDFRSLDAHLHRCIFDRRFSCLPELPPPPEGARAAQMLAPLLLQYLETLSGLVDSNLNCGPVLTWMELDNHGRRLLLSEEASLNIPAVAAAHVVKRYTAQAPDELSFEVGDIVSVIDMPPTEDRSWWRGKRGFQVGFFPSECVELFTERPGPGLKGDADGPPCGVLASQGVSSLTSAVPRPRGKLAGLLRTFMRSRPSRQRLRQRGILRQRVFGCDLGEHLSNSGQDVPQVLRCCSEFIEAHGVVDGIYRLSGVSSNIQRLRHEFDSERIPELSGPAFLQDIHSVSSLCKLYFRELPNPLLTYQLYGKFSEAMSVPGEEERLVRVHDVIQQLPPPHYRTLEYLLRHLARMARHSANTSMHARNLAIVWAPNLLRSMELESVGLGGAAAFREVRVQSVVVEFLLTHVDVLFSDTFTSAGLDPAGRCLLPRPKSLAGSGPSTRLLTLEEAQARTQGRLGTPTEPTTSKAPTSPVERRKGERGEKQRKPGGSSWKTFFALGRGPSIPRKKPLPWLGGTRARPQPSGCRPDTVTLRSAKSEESLSSQASGAGLQRLHRLRRPHSSSDAFPVGPAPAGSCESLSSSESTESSSESSSSSSSESSAAGLGALSGSPSHRTSAWLDDGDELDFSPPRCLEGLRGLDFDPLTFRCSSPTPGDPAPPASPAPPAPASAFPPRATPQALSPRGPTSPASPAALDISEPLSVSVPPAVLELLGAGGTPASATPTPALSPSPGLRPHLIPLLLRGAEAQLSDTCQQEICSKLALPGPRGAQGQHGAGMDSPLLPPPLSLLRPGGAPPPPPKNPARLMALALAERAQQVAQRQSQQEQGSTPSAPQSPFRRSLSLEVGSEPPGTSGSGPPPHPLAHPGGWAPGPPPSLPRQQSDGSLVRSQRPTGTSRRAPRGPSQQVPTPGFFSAPRECLPPFLGVPKPGLYPLGSPSFQPSSPAPVWRSPLVPPAPLDRGENLYYEIEAGEGSPYSGPTRSWSPLRSMPPDRLNASYGMLGQSPPLHRSPDFLLSYPPPSCFPHDHLGYSAPQHSARRPTRPEPLYVNLALGPRGPSPASSSSSSPAHPRSRSDPGPPAPRLPQKQRAPWGRHTPHRVPGPWGPPDPLPYRAAPPAYGRGGEHHRGSLYRNGGQGREGAGPPPPYPTPSWSFHPESQTQSYC from the exons CTCCTGCTGTCTCCAGAGCGTGACGGTCCAAACGTCTCTGGAGAGAATGAACTGGTGTTCGGGGTGCAGGTGACCTGTCAG GGCCGTTCCTGGCCAGTTCTCCGCAGTTACGATGACTTCCGTTCCTTGGATGCCCACCTCCACCGATGCATATTTGACCGGAGGTTTTCCTgcctcccagagcttcctccacCCCCAGAGGGCGCCAGGGCTGCCCAG ATGCTGGCGCCGCTGCTGCTGCAGTACCTGGAAACCCTGTCAGGGCTGGTGGACAGTAACCTCAACTGTGGGCCGGTGCTTACCTGGATGGAG CTGGACAACCACGGCCGGCGACTGCTCCTCAGTGAAGAGGCCTCACTCAATATCCCCGCAGTGGCCGCTGCCCATGTGGTAAAGCGGTACACGGCCCAGGCACCTGACGAGCTGTCCTTCGAG GTGGGGGACATTGTCTCTGTGATTGACATGCCGCCCACGGAGGATCGGAGCTGGTGGCGGGGCAAGCGGGGCTTCCAG GTCGGTTTCTTCCCCAGTGAGTGTGTGGAACTATTCACGGAGCGGCCGGGTCCAGGACTAAAGGGGG ATGCCGACGGTCCCCCATGTGGTGTCCTGGCTTCCCAGGGTGTTTCCTCTCTGACCTCAG CGGTGCCCCGGCCGCGGGGGAAGCTGGCTGGCCTCCTCCGCACCTTCATGCGCTCCCGCCCTTCCCGGCAGCGTCTGCGGCAGCGGGGCATTCTGCGGCAGAGGGTATTTGGCTGTGACCTGGGAGAACACCTCAGCAACTCAGGCCAGGACG TGCCCCAGGTGCTGCGCTGCTGTTCTGAGTTTATTGAAGCCCACGGGGTGGTGGATGGAATCTATCGACTCTCGGGTGTGTCATCCAACATCCAGAGGCTACG GCATGAGTTCGACAGTGAGAGGATCCCTGAACTGTCTGGCCCCGCCTTCCTGCAGGACATCCACAGCGTGTCCTCCCTCTGCAAGCTCTACTTCCGAGAGCTGCCCAACCCCTTACTCACTTACCAGCTCTACGGGAAGTTCAGT GAGGCCATGTCGGTGCCAGGCGAGGAGGAGCGCCTGGTGAGGGTTCACGATGTCATCCAGCAGTTGCCCCCACCGCACTACCG gacCCTGGAGTACCTGCTGAGGCACTTGGCCCGCATGGCGAGACACAGTGCCAACACCAGCATGCACGCCCGCAACCTGGCCATCGTTTGGGCACCTAACCTGCTACG gtcCATGGAGCTGGAGTCAGTGGGGCTAGGGGGTGCAGCAGCCTTCCGGGAGGTGCGGGTACAGTCGGTGGTGGTGGAATTCCTGCTCACCCATGTGGACGTCCTGTTCAGCGACACCTTCACATCTGCTGGCCTCGACCCTGCAG GCCGCTGCCTCCTTCCCAGGCCCAAGTCCCTTGCGGGCAGTGGCCCCTCGACTCGCCTGCTAACACTAGAGGAAGCCCAGGCTCGGACCCAGGGTCGGCTGGGGACACCCACCGAGCCCACAACTTCCAAGGCCCCAACTTCACCTGTGGAAAG gaggaaaggggagagaggcGAGAAACAGCGGAAGCCTGGAGGTAGCAGCTGGAAGACCTTCTTTGCACTGGGCCGAGGCCCCAGCATCCCCCGAAAGAAGCCTCTGCCCTGGCTAGGGGGCACCCGGGCCCGACCGCAGCCTTCAG GCTGCCGACCTGACACTGTCACACTGAGGTCTGCCAAGAGTGAGGAGTCTCTGTCATCGCAGGCCAGTGGGGCTG GCCTCCAGCGTCTGCACAGGCTACGGCGACCCCACTCCAGCAGTGACGCTTTTCCCGTGGGCCCCGCACCCGCGGGCTCCTGCGAGAGCCTGTCATCATCCGAGTCCACCGAGTCCTCCTCCGAGtcgtcctcctcctcttcctccgaGTCCTCTGCAGCTGGGCTGGGAGCACTCTCTGGCTCCCCTTCACACCGAACCTCGGCCTGGCTAGACGACGGTGACGAGCTGGACTTTAGCCCACCCCGCTGCCTGGAGGGGCTCCGGGGGCTTGACTTTGATCCCCTTACCTTTCGATGCAGCAGCCCCACCCCTGGGGACCCGGCACCTCCCGCCAGCCCggcccccccagcccccgcctcTGCCTTTCCACCCAGGGCAACCCCCCAGGCCCTCTCTCCCCGGGGCCCCACCAGCCCTGCCTCACCCGCTGCCCTGGACATCTCGGAGCCCCTGTCTGTGTCAGTGCCACCTGCTGTCCTGGAGCTGCTGGGGGCTGGAGGAACACCCGCCTCGGCCACCCCAACACCAGCCCTCAGCCCCAGCCCGGGCCTGCGCCCCCACCTCATCCCCTTGCTGCTGCGTGGAGCTGAGGCCCAGCTGAGTGACACCTGCCAACAAGAGATCTGCAGCAAGTTGGCATTGCCTGGTCCCCGGGGAGCCCAAGGCCAGCATG GTGCTGGTATGGATTCACCgctgctgccccctcccctgtccctccTGCGCCCGGGGGgggccccacccccgcctcccaaAAATCCAGCACGCCTCATGGCCCTGGCCCTGGCTGAGCGGGCTCAGCAGGTGGCCCAGAGACAGAGCCAGCAGGAGCAGGGGAGCACCCCGTCTGCTCCTCAGTCCCCTTTCCGCCGTTCACTGTCCCTGGAGGTTGGCAGTGAGCCCCCAGGGACCTCAGGGAGTgggccacccccccaccccctagcCCACCCAGGTGGCTGGGCTCCGGGACCCCCACCCTCCTTACCAAGGCAACAAAGTGATGGGAGCCTGGTGAGGAGCCAGCGGCCCACAGGGACCTCAAGGAGGGCACCCCGAGGCCCTTCCCAG CAGGTTCCCACCCCTGGCTTCTTCTCAGCCCCCCGGGAGTGCCTGCCACCTTTCCTCGGGGTCCCCAAACCAGGCTTGTACCCCCTCGGCTCCCCATCCTTCCAGCCCAGCTCCCCGGCCCCAGTCTGGAGGAGCCCCCTGGTTCCCCCTGCACCACTGGACAGAGGAGAGAACCTGTACTATGAGATCGAGGCGGGTGAGGGGTCCCCCTACTCTGGCCCCACTCGCTCCTGGAGTCCCTTGCGCTCCATGCCCCCAGACAGGCTGAATGCCTCGTACGGCATGCTTGGCCAATCCCCACCACTCCATAGGTCCCCCGACTTCCTGCTCAGTTACCCACCACCCTCCTGTTTTCCCCATGACCACCTTGGCTACTCAGCCCCCCAGCACTCGGCCCGGCGCCCCACCCGACCTGAACCCCTCTATGTCAACCTAGCCCTGGGGCCCAGGGGCCCCTCACCCGCTTCTTCCagctcctcctctcctgcccacccTCGCAGTCGCTCTGATCCTGGCCCCCCAGCCCCCCGCCTCCCCCAAAAGCAGCGGGCCCCCTGGGGCCGCCACACCCCTCACAGGGTGCCTGGGCCCTGGGGCCCTCCAGACCCTCTCCCCTACAGGGCAGCCCCACCAGCCTATGGGAGAGGGGGCGAGCACCACCGAGGGTCCCTGTACAGGAATGGGGGgcaagggagggagggggctggtcccccacccccctaccctaCTCCCAGCTGGTCCTTCCACCCTGAGAGCCAGACCCAAAGCTACTGCTGA
- the ARHGAP33 gene encoding rho GTPase-activating protein 33 isoform X1: protein MVARSTDSLDGPGEGSVQPLPPAGGPSVKGKPGKRLSAPRGPFPRLADCAHFHYENVDFGHIQLLLSPERDGPNVSGENELVFGVQVTCQGRSWPVLRSYDDFRSLDAHLHRCIFDRRFSCLPELPPPPEGARAAQMLAPLLLQYLETLSGLVDSNLNCGPVLTWMELDNHGRRLLLSEEASLNIPAVAAAHVVKRYTAQAPDELSFEVGDIVSVIDMPPTEDRSWWRGKRGFQVGFFPSECVELFTERPGPGLKGDADGPPCGVLASQGVSSLTSAVPRPRGKLAGLLRTFMRSRPSRQRLRQRGILRQRVFGCDLGEHLSNSGQDVPQVLRCCSEFIEAHGVVDGIYRLSGVSSNIQRLRHEFDSERIPELSGPAFLQDIHSVSSLCKLYFRELPNPLLTYQLYGKFSEAMSVPGEEERLVRVHDVIQQLPPPHYRTLEYLLRHLARMARHSANTSMHARNLAIVWAPNLLRSMELESVGLGGAAAFREVRVQSVVVEFLLTHVDVLFSDTFTSAGLDPAGRCLLPRPKSLAGSGPSTRLLTLEEAQARTQGRLGTPTEPTTSKAPTSPVERRKGERGEKQRKPGGSSWKTFFALGRGPSIPRKKPLPWLGGTRARPQPSGCRPDTVTLRSAKSEESLSSQASGAGLQRLHRLRRPHSSSDAFPVGPAPAGSCESLSSSESTESSSESSSSSSSESSAAGLGALSGSPSHRTSAWLDDGDELDFSPPRCLEGLRGLDFDPLTFRCSSPTPGDPAPPASPAPPAPASAFPPRATPQALSPRGPTSPASPAALDISEPLSVSVPPAVLELLGAGGTPASATPTPALSPSPGLRPHLIPLLLRGAEAQLSDTCQQEICSKLALPGPRGAQGQHGAGMDSPLLPPPLSLLRPGGAPPPPPKNPARLMALALAERAQQVAQRQSQQEQGSTPSAPQSPFRRSLSLEVGSEPPGTSGSGPPPHPLAHPGGWAPGPPPSLPRQQSDGSLVRSQRPTGTSRRAPRGPSQVSAQLRMGGGCGAAPEMAAQFLCSVPQQVPTPGFFSAPRECLPPFLGVPKPGLYPLGSPSFQPSSPAPVWRSPLVPPAPLDRGENLYYEIEAGEGSPYSGPTRSWSPLRSMPPDRLNASYGMLGQSPPLHRSPDFLLSYPPPSCFPHDHLGYSAPQHSARRPTRPEPLYVNLALGPRGPSPASSSSSSPAHPRSRSDPGPPAPRLPQKQRAPWGRHTPHRVPGPWGPPDPLPYRAAPPAYGRGGEHHRGSLYRNGGQGREGAGPPPPYPTPSWSFHPESQTQSYC, encoded by the exons CTCCTGCTGTCTCCAGAGCGTGACGGTCCAAACGTCTCTGGAGAGAATGAACTGGTGTTCGGGGTGCAGGTGACCTGTCAG GGCCGTTCCTGGCCAGTTCTCCGCAGTTACGATGACTTCCGTTCCTTGGATGCCCACCTCCACCGATGCATATTTGACCGGAGGTTTTCCTgcctcccagagcttcctccacCCCCAGAGGGCGCCAGGGCTGCCCAG ATGCTGGCGCCGCTGCTGCTGCAGTACCTGGAAACCCTGTCAGGGCTGGTGGACAGTAACCTCAACTGTGGGCCGGTGCTTACCTGGATGGAG CTGGACAACCACGGCCGGCGACTGCTCCTCAGTGAAGAGGCCTCACTCAATATCCCCGCAGTGGCCGCTGCCCATGTGGTAAAGCGGTACACGGCCCAGGCACCTGACGAGCTGTCCTTCGAG GTGGGGGACATTGTCTCTGTGATTGACATGCCGCCCACGGAGGATCGGAGCTGGTGGCGGGGCAAGCGGGGCTTCCAG GTCGGTTTCTTCCCCAGTGAGTGTGTGGAACTATTCACGGAGCGGCCGGGTCCAGGACTAAAGGGGG ATGCCGACGGTCCCCCATGTGGTGTCCTGGCTTCCCAGGGTGTTTCCTCTCTGACCTCAG CGGTGCCCCGGCCGCGGGGGAAGCTGGCTGGCCTCCTCCGCACCTTCATGCGCTCCCGCCCTTCCCGGCAGCGTCTGCGGCAGCGGGGCATTCTGCGGCAGAGGGTATTTGGCTGTGACCTGGGAGAACACCTCAGCAACTCAGGCCAGGACG TGCCCCAGGTGCTGCGCTGCTGTTCTGAGTTTATTGAAGCCCACGGGGTGGTGGATGGAATCTATCGACTCTCGGGTGTGTCATCCAACATCCAGAGGCTACG GCATGAGTTCGACAGTGAGAGGATCCCTGAACTGTCTGGCCCCGCCTTCCTGCAGGACATCCACAGCGTGTCCTCCCTCTGCAAGCTCTACTTCCGAGAGCTGCCCAACCCCTTACTCACTTACCAGCTCTACGGGAAGTTCAGT GAGGCCATGTCGGTGCCAGGCGAGGAGGAGCGCCTGGTGAGGGTTCACGATGTCATCCAGCAGTTGCCCCCACCGCACTACCG gacCCTGGAGTACCTGCTGAGGCACTTGGCCCGCATGGCGAGACACAGTGCCAACACCAGCATGCACGCCCGCAACCTGGCCATCGTTTGGGCACCTAACCTGCTACG gtcCATGGAGCTGGAGTCAGTGGGGCTAGGGGGTGCAGCAGCCTTCCGGGAGGTGCGGGTACAGTCGGTGGTGGTGGAATTCCTGCTCACCCATGTGGACGTCCTGTTCAGCGACACCTTCACATCTGCTGGCCTCGACCCTGCAG GCCGCTGCCTCCTTCCCAGGCCCAAGTCCCTTGCGGGCAGTGGCCCCTCGACTCGCCTGCTAACACTAGAGGAAGCCCAGGCTCGGACCCAGGGTCGGCTGGGGACACCCACCGAGCCCACAACTTCCAAGGCCCCAACTTCACCTGTGGAAAG gaggaaaggggagagaggcGAGAAACAGCGGAAGCCTGGAGGTAGCAGCTGGAAGACCTTCTTTGCACTGGGCCGAGGCCCCAGCATCCCCCGAAAGAAGCCTCTGCCCTGGCTAGGGGGCACCCGGGCCCGACCGCAGCCTTCAG GCTGCCGACCTGACACTGTCACACTGAGGTCTGCCAAGAGTGAGGAGTCTCTGTCATCGCAGGCCAGTGGGGCTG GCCTCCAGCGTCTGCACAGGCTACGGCGACCCCACTCCAGCAGTGACGCTTTTCCCGTGGGCCCCGCACCCGCGGGCTCCTGCGAGAGCCTGTCATCATCCGAGTCCACCGAGTCCTCCTCCGAGtcgtcctcctcctcttcctccgaGTCCTCTGCAGCTGGGCTGGGAGCACTCTCTGGCTCCCCTTCACACCGAACCTCGGCCTGGCTAGACGACGGTGACGAGCTGGACTTTAGCCCACCCCGCTGCCTGGAGGGGCTCCGGGGGCTTGACTTTGATCCCCTTACCTTTCGATGCAGCAGCCCCACCCCTGGGGACCCGGCACCTCCCGCCAGCCCggcccccccagcccccgcctcTGCCTTTCCACCCAGGGCAACCCCCCAGGCCCTCTCTCCCCGGGGCCCCACCAGCCCTGCCTCACCCGCTGCCCTGGACATCTCGGAGCCCCTGTCTGTGTCAGTGCCACCTGCTGTCCTGGAGCTGCTGGGGGCTGGAGGAACACCCGCCTCGGCCACCCCAACACCAGCCCTCAGCCCCAGCCCGGGCCTGCGCCCCCACCTCATCCCCTTGCTGCTGCGTGGAGCTGAGGCCCAGCTGAGTGACACCTGCCAACAAGAGATCTGCAGCAAGTTGGCATTGCCTGGTCCCCGGGGAGCCCAAGGCCAGCATG GTGCTGGTATGGATTCACCgctgctgccccctcccctgtccctccTGCGCCCGGGGGgggccccacccccgcctcccaaAAATCCAGCACGCCTCATGGCCCTGGCCCTGGCTGAGCGGGCTCAGCAGGTGGCCCAGAGACAGAGCCAGCAGGAGCAGGGGAGCACCCCGTCTGCTCCTCAGTCCCCTTTCCGCCGTTCACTGTCCCTGGAGGTTGGCAGTGAGCCCCCAGGGACCTCAGGGAGTgggccacccccccaccccctagcCCACCCAGGTGGCTGGGCTCCGGGACCCCCACCCTCCTTACCAAGGCAACAAAGTGATGGGAGCCTGGTGAGGAGCCAGCGGCCCACAGGGACCTCAAGGAGGGCACCCCGAGGCCCTTCCCAGGTCAGTGCCCAGCTCAGGATGGGTGGGGGGTGCGGGGCTGcgccagagatggcagcccagtTCCTGTGTTCTGTCCCCCAGCAGGTTCCCACCCCTGGCTTCTTCTCAGCCCCCCGGGAGTGCCTGCCACCTTTCCTCGGGGTCCCCAAACCAGGCTTGTACCCCCTCGGCTCCCCATCCTTCCAGCCCAGCTCCCCGGCCCCAGTCTGGAGGAGCCCCCTGGTTCCCCCTGCACCACTGGACAGAGGAGAGAACCTGTACTATGAGATCGAGGCGGGTGAGGGGTCCCCCTACTCTGGCCCCACTCGCTCCTGGAGTCCCTTGCGCTCCATGCCCCCAGACAGGCTGAATGCCTCGTACGGCATGCTTGGCCAATCCCCACCACTCCATAGGTCCCCCGACTTCCTGCTCAGTTACCCACCACCCTCCTGTTTTCCCCATGACCACCTTGGCTACTCAGCCCCCCAGCACTCGGCCCGGCGCCCCACCCGACCTGAACCCCTCTATGTCAACCTAGCCCTGGGGCCCAGGGGCCCCTCACCCGCTTCTTCCagctcctcctctcctgcccacccTCGCAGTCGCTCTGATCCTGGCCCCCCAGCCCCCCGCCTCCCCCAAAAGCAGCGGGCCCCCTGGGGCCGCCACACCCCTCACAGGGTGCCTGGGCCCTGGGGCCCTCCAGACCCTCTCCCCTACAGGGCAGCCCCACCAGCCTATGGGAGAGGGGGCGAGCACCACCGAGGGTCCCTGTACAGGAATGGGGGgcaagggagggagggggctggtcccccacccccctaccctaCTCCCAGCTGGTCCTTCCACCCTGAGAGCCAGACCCAAAGCTACTGCTGA
- the ARHGAP33 gene encoding rho GTPase-activating protein 33 isoform X3, with protein MVARSTDSLDGPGEGSVQPLPPAGGPSVKGKPGKRLSAPRGPFPRLADCAHFHYENVDFGHIQLLLSPERDGPNVSGENELVFGVQVTCQGRSWPVLRSYDDFRSLDAHLHRCIFDRRFSCLPELPPPPEGARAAQMLAPLLLQYLETLSGLVDSNLNCGPVLTWMELDNHGRRLLLSEEASLNIPAVAAAHVVKRYTAQAPDELSFEVGDIVSVIDMPPTEDRSWWRGKRGFQVGFFPSECVELFTERPGPGLKGDADGPPCGVLASQGVSSLTSAVPRPRGKLAGLLRTFMRSRPSRQRLRQRGILRQRVFGCDLGEHLSNSGQDVPQVLRCCSEFIEAHGVVDGIYRLSGVSSNIQRLRHEFDSERIPELSGPAFLQDIHSVSSLCKLYFRELPNPLLTYQLYGKFSEAMSVPGEEERLVRVHDVIQQLPPPHYRTLEYLLRHLARMARHSANTSMHARNLAIVWAPNLLRSMELESVGLGGAAAFREVRVQSVVVEFLLTHVDVLFSDTFTSAGLDPAGRCLLPRPKSLAGSGPSTRLLTLEEAQARTQGRLGTPTEPTTSKAPTSPVERRKGERGEKQRKPGGSSWKTFFALGRGPSIPRKKPLPWLGGTRARPQPSGCRPDTVTLRSAKSEESLSSQASGAGLQRLHRLRRPHSSSDAFPVGPAPAGSCESLSSSESTESSSESSSSSSSESSAAGLGALSGSPSHRTSAWLDDGDELDFSPPRCLEGLRGLDFDPLTFRCSSPTPGDPAPPASPAPPAPASAFPPRATPQALSPRGPTSPASPAALDISEPLSVSVPPAVLELLGAGGTPASATPTPALSPSPGLRPHLIPLLLRGAEAQLSDTCQQEICSKLALPGPRGAQGQHGAGMDSPLLPPPLSLLRPGGAPPPPPKNPARLMALALAERAQQVAQRQSQQEQGSTPSAPQSPFRRSLSLEVGSEPPGTSGSGPPPHPLAHPGGWAPGPPPSLPRQQSDGSLVRSQRPTGTSRRAPRGPSQVPTPGFFSAPRECLPPFLGVPKPGLYPLGSPSFQPSSPAPVWRSPLVPPAPLDRGENLYYEIEAGEGSPYSGPTRSWSPLRSMPPDRLNASYGMLGQSPPLHRSPDFLLSYPPPSCFPHDHLGYSAPQHSARRPTRPEPLYVNLALGPRGPSPASSSSSSPAHPRSRSDPGPPAPRLPQKQRAPWGRHTPHRVPGPWGPPDPLPYRAAPPAYGRGGEHHRGSLYRNGGQGREGAGPPPPYPTPSWSFHPESQTQSYC; from the exons CTCCTGCTGTCTCCAGAGCGTGACGGTCCAAACGTCTCTGGAGAGAATGAACTGGTGTTCGGGGTGCAGGTGACCTGTCAG GGCCGTTCCTGGCCAGTTCTCCGCAGTTACGATGACTTCCGTTCCTTGGATGCCCACCTCCACCGATGCATATTTGACCGGAGGTTTTCCTgcctcccagagcttcctccacCCCCAGAGGGCGCCAGGGCTGCCCAG ATGCTGGCGCCGCTGCTGCTGCAGTACCTGGAAACCCTGTCAGGGCTGGTGGACAGTAACCTCAACTGTGGGCCGGTGCTTACCTGGATGGAG CTGGACAACCACGGCCGGCGACTGCTCCTCAGTGAAGAGGCCTCACTCAATATCCCCGCAGTGGCCGCTGCCCATGTGGTAAAGCGGTACACGGCCCAGGCACCTGACGAGCTGTCCTTCGAG GTGGGGGACATTGTCTCTGTGATTGACATGCCGCCCACGGAGGATCGGAGCTGGTGGCGGGGCAAGCGGGGCTTCCAG GTCGGTTTCTTCCCCAGTGAGTGTGTGGAACTATTCACGGAGCGGCCGGGTCCAGGACTAAAGGGGG ATGCCGACGGTCCCCCATGTGGTGTCCTGGCTTCCCAGGGTGTTTCCTCTCTGACCTCAG CGGTGCCCCGGCCGCGGGGGAAGCTGGCTGGCCTCCTCCGCACCTTCATGCGCTCCCGCCCTTCCCGGCAGCGTCTGCGGCAGCGGGGCATTCTGCGGCAGAGGGTATTTGGCTGTGACCTGGGAGAACACCTCAGCAACTCAGGCCAGGACG TGCCCCAGGTGCTGCGCTGCTGTTCTGAGTTTATTGAAGCCCACGGGGTGGTGGATGGAATCTATCGACTCTCGGGTGTGTCATCCAACATCCAGAGGCTACG GCATGAGTTCGACAGTGAGAGGATCCCTGAACTGTCTGGCCCCGCCTTCCTGCAGGACATCCACAGCGTGTCCTCCCTCTGCAAGCTCTACTTCCGAGAGCTGCCCAACCCCTTACTCACTTACCAGCTCTACGGGAAGTTCAGT GAGGCCATGTCGGTGCCAGGCGAGGAGGAGCGCCTGGTGAGGGTTCACGATGTCATCCAGCAGTTGCCCCCACCGCACTACCG gacCCTGGAGTACCTGCTGAGGCACTTGGCCCGCATGGCGAGACACAGTGCCAACACCAGCATGCACGCCCGCAACCTGGCCATCGTTTGGGCACCTAACCTGCTACG gtcCATGGAGCTGGAGTCAGTGGGGCTAGGGGGTGCAGCAGCCTTCCGGGAGGTGCGGGTACAGTCGGTGGTGGTGGAATTCCTGCTCACCCATGTGGACGTCCTGTTCAGCGACACCTTCACATCTGCTGGCCTCGACCCTGCAG GCCGCTGCCTCCTTCCCAGGCCCAAGTCCCTTGCGGGCAGTGGCCCCTCGACTCGCCTGCTAACACTAGAGGAAGCCCAGGCTCGGACCCAGGGTCGGCTGGGGACACCCACCGAGCCCACAACTTCCAAGGCCCCAACTTCACCTGTGGAAAG gaggaaaggggagagaggcGAGAAACAGCGGAAGCCTGGAGGTAGCAGCTGGAAGACCTTCTTTGCACTGGGCCGAGGCCCCAGCATCCCCCGAAAGAAGCCTCTGCCCTGGCTAGGGGGCACCCGGGCCCGACCGCAGCCTTCAG GCTGCCGACCTGACACTGTCACACTGAGGTCTGCCAAGAGTGAGGAGTCTCTGTCATCGCAGGCCAGTGGGGCTG GCCTCCAGCGTCTGCACAGGCTACGGCGACCCCACTCCAGCAGTGACGCTTTTCCCGTGGGCCCCGCACCCGCGGGCTCCTGCGAGAGCCTGTCATCATCCGAGTCCACCGAGTCCTCCTCCGAGtcgtcctcctcctcttcctccgaGTCCTCTGCAGCTGGGCTGGGAGCACTCTCTGGCTCCCCTTCACACCGAACCTCGGCCTGGCTAGACGACGGTGACGAGCTGGACTTTAGCCCACCCCGCTGCCTGGAGGGGCTCCGGGGGCTTGACTTTGATCCCCTTACCTTTCGATGCAGCAGCCCCACCCCTGGGGACCCGGCACCTCCCGCCAGCCCggcccccccagcccccgcctcTGCCTTTCCACCCAGGGCAACCCCCCAGGCCCTCTCTCCCCGGGGCCCCACCAGCCCTGCCTCACCCGCTGCCCTGGACATCTCGGAGCCCCTGTCTGTGTCAGTGCCACCTGCTGTCCTGGAGCTGCTGGGGGCTGGAGGAACACCCGCCTCGGCCACCCCAACACCAGCCCTCAGCCCCAGCCCGGGCCTGCGCCCCCACCTCATCCCCTTGCTGCTGCGTGGAGCTGAGGCCCAGCTGAGTGACACCTGCCAACAAGAGATCTGCAGCAAGTTGGCATTGCCTGGTCCCCGGGGAGCCCAAGGCCAGCATG GTGCTGGTATGGATTCACCgctgctgccccctcccctgtccctccTGCGCCCGGGGGgggccccacccccgcctcccaaAAATCCAGCACGCCTCATGGCCCTGGCCCTGGCTGAGCGGGCTCAGCAGGTGGCCCAGAGACAGAGCCAGCAGGAGCAGGGGAGCACCCCGTCTGCTCCTCAGTCCCCTTTCCGCCGTTCACTGTCCCTGGAGGTTGGCAGTGAGCCCCCAGGGACCTCAGGGAGTgggccacccccccaccccctagcCCACCCAGGTGGCTGGGCTCCGGGACCCCCACCCTCCTTACCAAGGCAACAAAGTGATGGGAGCCTGGTGAGGAGCCAGCGGCCCACAGGGACCTCAAGGAGGGCACCCCGAGGCCCTTCCCAG GTTCCCACCCCTGGCTTCTTCTCAGCCCCCCGGGAGTGCCTGCCACCTTTCCTCGGGGTCCCCAAACCAGGCTTGTACCCCCTCGGCTCCCCATCCTTCCAGCCCAGCTCCCCGGCCCCAGTCTGGAGGAGCCCCCTGGTTCCCCCTGCACCACTGGACAGAGGAGAGAACCTGTACTATGAGATCGAGGCGGGTGAGGGGTCCCCCTACTCTGGCCCCACTCGCTCCTGGAGTCCCTTGCGCTCCATGCCCCCAGACAGGCTGAATGCCTCGTACGGCATGCTTGGCCAATCCCCACCACTCCATAGGTCCCCCGACTTCCTGCTCAGTTACCCACCACCCTCCTGTTTTCCCCATGACCACCTTGGCTACTCAGCCCCCCAGCACTCGGCCCGGCGCCCCACCCGACCTGAACCCCTCTATGTCAACCTAGCCCTGGGGCCCAGGGGCCCCTCACCCGCTTCTTCCagctcctcctctcctgcccacccTCGCAGTCGCTCTGATCCTGGCCCCCCAGCCCCCCGCCTCCCCCAAAAGCAGCGGGCCCCCTGGGGCCGCCACACCCCTCACAGGGTGCCTGGGCCCTGGGGCCCTCCAGACCCTCTCCCCTACAGGGCAGCCCCACCAGCCTATGGGAGAGGGGGCGAGCACCACCGAGGGTCCCTGTACAGGAATGGGGGgcaagggagggagggggctggtcccccacccccctaccctaCTCCCAGCTGGTCCTTCCACCCTGAGAGCCAGACCCAAAGCTACTGCTGA